DNA sequence from the Candidatus Kaistella beijingensis genome:
CATGAGAACTGGAGTTGAAGGATTGAGAACTAATCCTGCTTTCGCACCTTTATCCTGAATCAAATTAATAGTTCGGTGAAGATGAACACACGCTTCGTAATGCACAGAAACCAAATCCGCTCCGTGATTGATAAATTCTTCTACATATTTTTCTGGTTCAACGATCATTAAATGTACATCCACAAATTTTTTGGAAAACTTCTTAACCGTTTTCATCACGGGAAATCCGAAGGAAATATTGGGAACAAATCTTCCGTCCATCACATCTACATGCAGCCAATCAGCTTGCGAAAGGTTGAGCATTTCGATATCTCTTTCCAAATTCCCGAAATCCGCAGAAAGCAGGGAAGGAGCGATGAGTTTTGTTTTCATTTTTTTACTTTGTTTATTTCTACTTTTTCTGATCTTTAAAATATTTTTTTCCAATTTCTTCGGAGCAGTCAGTTCCTGAATCAAGCGATAGTTTCCAGTTTCCTTTTTCATCACGCTTCCAAATGCTTACATAATAGGAATATGAAGTTTCCGTTTTTCCGTTCACCTCATAAGTAGCCTTCCCAACTCCATACGTATAACCCATATCGTTGGATTTAGAAACTTCTGCCTTCAGTGGAATCCAGTCCAAAGATTTTAATTTGGAAAAATTTTCAATGCTCTTGTCTCGATCAGTAATGATTCCGGCTTTATAAGAGAATGTTGTAGTATTTGTAGCCAAATACGTTTCGAAAGCAGTTTTCACCCCTTTGTCTCGGGATAGTTTTGCAAAACTTTCGTCGGACTTTAAAAGTTGTTTCTCCGCCTTAGTTTGTGCAAAGAACCACACATTCATAAAAATGAACAGCAAAGCGAAATGGGTTTTCATAGGGTTGCGGTTTTAAGTTTATTTAGTGGTACTTCAAATTCATGGTTGGTTTTATTTT
Encoded proteins:
- the rpe gene encoding ribulose-phosphate 3-epimerase produces the protein MKTKLIAPSLLSADFGNLERDIEMLNLSQADWLHVDVMDGRFVPNISFGFPVMKTVKKFSKKFVDVHLMIVEPEKYVEEFINHGADLVSVHYEACVHLHRTINLIQDKGAKAGLVLNPSTPVLMLEDIIADVDLVLLMSVNPGFGGQKFIENTYKKIAETKDLIISNNSTALIQVDGGVNLDNAGKLFEAGADVLVAGNAVFSSENPERTIELLKI
- a CDS encoding nuclear transport factor 2 family protein, whose protein sequence is MKTHFALLFIFMNVWFFAQTKAEKQLLKSDESFAKLSRDKGVKTAFETYLATNTTTFSYKAGIITDRDKSIENFSKLKSLDWIPLKAEVSKSNDMGYTYGVGKATYEVNGKTETSYSYYVSIWKRDEKGNWKLSLDSGTDCSEEIGKKYFKDQKK